From a single Nakaseomyces glabratus chromosome H, complete sequence genomic region:
- the FLR2 gene encoding MFS transporter (CAGL0H06039g~Multidrug transporter of the major facilitator superfamily involved in 5-flucytosine resistance) produces the protein MYIGAFQDTLFVDMLEYFGWVTVGKEYLDIYRPNGVPVAPNAVAASISGKEEMKQDNQTSTDSMSTSTQQETDASNEDIERAMDTDNGLDKAMSGGQGVFGTEEDDSSTKDASKPEEADPFLVEFLGEDDPRKPWNWSFSKKTFVIVQLMVLTCINYMGSSIYTPGQEQIQHEFHVGHVVGTLNLSMYVLGYAIGPIIFSPLSEVSSIGRMPLYLWTFILFTILQVACALVRNIAGLVILRFITGILCSPVLATGGASVGDVCFPRYVPRFLGAWAVGAVAAPVMAPILGAAMVVAKDWRWIFWLMLFMCGATLLSIIFFFPETSHECILHRRAKRLRKLTGDDRYYTKKEKQEEALPVSVFIKNTLWRPIKMIALEPIILAFDVYIALCYGAFYLFFEAFPIVFAGIYHFTLVEVGLAFLGFCVGCVFAYTALIIFQEKVIRKKFLEGKFRPELFLILAMCLGWCLPFSLFFFGWTARIHWILPIIAELFFVLSVFNLFQATFSYLAVCYPEYVASVFAGNGLCRGAFAAAFPLFGKAMYDRLSTKKYPVAWGSTLIGFITVVLSLIPFVLYKYGPALRARSRFSPDS, from the coding sequence ATGTATATCGGTGCATTTCAGGACACACTGTTCGTCGATATGCTCGAATACTTCGGGTGGGTAACCGTTGGGAAGGAATATTTAGATATCTACAGGCCCAATGGTGTACCAGTAGCGCCCAATGCGGTGGCTGCGTCTATCAGCGGGAAAGAGGAGATGAAACAAGATAACCAGACCAGTACTGATAGCATGTCTACTTCTACTCAGCAAGAGACCGATGCCAGTAATGAGGACATCGAAAGAGCCATGGATACAGATAATGGTCTTGATAAAGCGATGAGCGGTGGCCAAGGTGTCTTTGGtactgaagaagacgatAGTTCCACAAAGGATGCTAGCAAACCGGAGGAAGCTGACCCATTTTTGGTGGAGTTCCTAGGTGAAGATGATCCCAGAAAACCTTGGAATTGGTCCTTTTCGAAAAAGACTTTCGTTATAGTGCAATTGATGGTGCTAACATGTATCAACTATATGGGTTCCTCCATTTACACACCAGGACAAGAACAAATACAACATGAATTTCACGTCGGTCATGTCGTCGGTACATTAAATTTGTCCATGTACGTTCTGGGTTACGCAATTGGCCCAATTATATTTTCACCTTTATCAGAAGTTAGCAGTATCGGTAGAATGCCCTTGTACTTATGGACATTTATACTTTTCACTATCTTACAAGTTGCATGCGCCTTGGTTAGAAATATCGCAGGTTTGGTTATACTGAGATTTATTACAGGCATTCTGTGTTCACCTGTTCTGGCAACAGGTGGTGCATCTGTTGGTGATGTGTGCTTCCCAAGATATGTCCCAAGATTTCTAGGTGCATGGGCCGTTGGTGCCGTTGCCGCTCCCGTTATGGCCCCAATCCTAGGTGCTGCAATGGTGGTGGCTAAAGATTGGAGATGGATTTTCTGGCTAATGTTGTTCATGTGCGGGGCAACTCTACTCTccatcattttcttctttccaGAAACATCGCATGAGTGTATATTACACCGCAGAGCCAAAAGATTAAGAAAACTGACTGGTGATGATAGATACTATACTAAAAAAGAGAAGCAAGAGGAAGCACTACCAGTGAGTGTTTTTATCAAGAATACACTTTGGAGACCTATCAAAATGATTGCACTAGAGCCTATTATTCTTGCTTTTGACGTTTACATCGCATTGTGTTATGGTGCATTTTACCTATTTTTTGAAGCTTTCCCCATTGTGTTCGCGGGTATTTACCATTTCACCTTGGTAGAGGTGGGTCTAGCATTTTTGGGCTTCTGTGTGGGTTGTGTTTTCGCATACACAGCATTGATTATCTTCCAAGAGAAAGTCATCCGAAAGAAATTCTTAGAGGGTAAATTCAGACcagaattatttttaatccTAGCTATGTGTTTGGGATGGTGCCTACCATTTTCcttattcttttttggtTGGACTGCTAGAATCCATTGGATTCTTCCAATTATTGCCGAATTATTCTTTGTGCTTTCGGTATTTAACCTTTTCCAGGCTACATTTTCGTACTTGGCCGTGTGTTATCCAGAATACGTTGCATCGGTTTTTGCAGGTAATGGTTTGTGTCGTGGTGCATTTGCAGCGGCATTCCCATTATTCGGTAAAGCAATGTACGATAGATTGAGCACAAAAAAGTATCCCGTAGCTTGGGGTTCCACTTTAATTGGATTCATCACTGTGGTGCTATCACTGATTCCATTTGTACTTTACAAATACGGCCCCGCACTTAGAGCAAGATCAAGATTTAGTCCAGATtcatga
- the DPC25 gene encoding Dpc25p (CAGL0H05951g~Ortholog(s) have mitochondrion localization): protein MMITMRATMRANMTMRRFSSCRKISMTFEGNTRGIAATPEERMQRIFGGRLKGEPPKSTSRILTGGSKLIAGVEVPEKPGQPDNCCMSGCVNCVWELYNDDVRYWKQKRNEAALKIRDSTEVWPSNWDPPLDKLEMKNLPPTLHGKKMKLEEDLAKQHQTVANLFPKRTNPLPKSVQQAKQRNLAKKIHTPVEENDGWDDIPVYIKAFAEFERQRKLKKNKIQPQTSH, encoded by the coding sequence ATGATGATAACTATGAGAGCTACTATGAGAGCAAATATGACTATGAGGAGGTTTTCGAGTTGTCGAAAGATTTCTATGACATTTGAAGGCAATACACGGGGTATAGCAGCTACTCCCGAAGAACGTATGCAAAGGATATTTGGGGGCAGATTGAAGGGAGAACCACCAAAATCGACCAGCAGAATATTAACTGGAGGTTCAAAATTGATAGCTGGTGTTGAAGTTCCTGAAAAGCCTGGTCAGCCTGATAATTGTTGCATGTCAGGTTGTGTCAACTGTGTCTGGGAGCTATATAATGATGATGTTAGATACTGGAAGCAGAAAAGGAACGAAGCTGCATTGAAGATTAGGGATTCTACCGAAGTATGGCCCAGCAACTGGGATCCTCCTTTGGATAAGCTGGAAATGAAGAATCTCCCACCCACGCTTCACggaaagaaaatgaaattggaagaagacTTAGCCAAACAACACCAGACTGTTGCTAATTTATTTCCAAAGAGAACAAATCCTCTACCGAAGTCTGTTCAGCAAGCAAAGCAAAGGAACTTGGCGAAAAAGATACATACCCCAGTAGAGGAGAACGATGGCTGGGATGATATACCGGTTTACATTAAGGCGTTTGctgaatttgaaagacaaagaaaactgaaaaagaataaaattcAGCCACAAACTTCGCATTAA
- the TIM9 gene encoding protein transporter TIM9 (CAGL0H06127g~Ortholog(s) have protein transporter activity, role in protein import into mitochondrial outer membrane, regulation of growth rate and cytosol, mitochondrial intermembrane space protein transporter complex, nucleus localization): MDQLNAKEQQEFQKLVEQKQMKDFMRLYSGLVERCFTDCVNDFTSSKLTSKEESCILKCSEKFLKHSERVGQRFQEQNAALGQGLGR, translated from the coding sequence ATGGATCAACTTAATGCCAAGGAACAAcaagaatttcaaaagCTTGTGGAGCAAAAGCAGATGAAGGATTTCATGAGACTTTACTCTGGTCTAGTTGAAAGATGTTTCACTGATTGTGTTAACGATTTCACATCTTCAAAGTTGACCAGCAAGGAAGAATCCTGTATTCTAAAGTGCTCGGAGAAGTTCTTAAAGCACAGTGAGAGAGTTGGTCAACGTTTCCAAGAACAAAACGCTGCTTTGGGTCAAGGTCTGGGCCGTTAA
- the FLR1 gene encoding MFS transporter (CAGL0H06017g~Multidrug transporter of the major facilitator superfamily involved in 5-flucytosine resistance; gene is downregulated in azole-resistant strain), whose translation MNYLHNFKDTLFVDLLEVLNIVTIGEEHVNQLNLSGDASLSASSESSNMSFNSGSEENSQEKSVEDLEKQNCEINIHKNSDKEADTKKDPFLVTFNGEDDPLMPYNWSTNKKALIIIQTMLLTCVNYMGSSIYTPGQLEIQNEFHVGHVVGTLNLSLYVLGYGLGPIVFSPLTEISSIGRLPVYMITFFLFTMLQIGCALAPNFAGLVILRFITGVLCSPALSTGGATLGDIVSQNYLALVLGLWSIGAVAAPVLAPLLGASMVVAKDWRWIFWLLFFCCCATMLLLTFFFPETSSDTVLHRKAARIRKLTGDNRYYTEKEREEAQLPKKQFLIETLYRPFSMMITEPIVLAFDLYIALCYGAFYLFFEAFPIVFGGIYHFTLVEQGLAYFGFCVGCIFAYIILLVFSIKVAAKRFANNTFTPETTLILAMCIGWCIPLALFMFGWTAKVHWILPIISEVFFVLGCFNIFQASFSYLAICYPKYVASVFAGNGFARSSFAAAFPLFGQAMYNNLGTKNYPVAWGSSLVGFFTIGLWVIPFVLYKYGPSLRSMSKYNR comes from the coding sequence ATGAATTATCTTCATAATTTTAAAGATACTTTGTTTGTCGATTTACTTGAGGTGCTTAATATCGTCACCATTGGTGAAGAGCATGTAAACCAGCTTAATTTAAGCGGTGATGCTTCATTGTCGGCTAGCTCAGAGTCTTCGAACATGTCATTTAATAGCGGGTCAGAAGAAAACTCCCAGGAAAAGAGTGTTGAAGATttagaaaaacaaaattgcGAGATTAATATTCATAAAAATTCAGACAAGGAGGCAGACACAAAAAAAGACCCATTCTTGGTTACTTTTAATGGCGAAGATGATCCGCTAATGCCTTACAACTGGTCaactaataaaaaagcCCTAATAATTATACAAACTATGCTGCTTACATGTGTAAATTACATGGGATCGTCAATTTATACTCCAGGCCAGCTGGAGATTCAAAATGAATTTCATGTAGGACACGTTGTTGGCACGCTAAACCTTTCCTTATACGTTCTTGGTTATGGTCTTGGCCCCATTGTCTTCTCCCCACTAACTGAAATATCTAGTATTGGAAGACTACCTGTGTATATGattacttttttcttattcacGATGCTACAAATTGGCTGTGCACTTGCCCCAAACTTTGCTGGCCTTGTGATTCTGAGATTTATTACAGGTGTTCTATGTTCACCAGCGCTCTCTACTGGTGGTGCTACATTGGGTGATATCGTTTCTCAAAATTATTTAGCTCTTGTGCTTGGCCTGTGGTCCATCGGTGCTGTTGCTGCACCAGTACTTGCACCATTACTCGGTGCTTCCATGGTGGTGGCCAAAGATTGGAGGTGGATTTTCTggttattatttttttgctgttgTGCCACTATGCTACTTCtaactttctttttcccaGAAACCTCTTCCGATACTGTTCTACATAGAAAGGCGGCAAGAATTAGAAAGCTGACTGGTGACAACCGCTATTATAcagagaaagaaagagaagaagcaCAATTGCCAAAAAAGCAGTTCCTAATTGAAACCCTTTATAGACCATTCTCAATGATGATCACTGAACCAATTGTCCTAGCTTTTGATCTTTATATTGCACTATGTTACGGCGCATTCTACCTGTTCTTTGAGGCCTTCCCAATTGTTTTTGGTGGTATCTACCACTTTACATTAGTAGAACAAGGTCTGGCCTACTTCGGATTCTGTGTTGGCTGTATTTTTGCATACATCATCCTTTTGGTGTTCAGCATCAAAGTCGCAGCTAAGAGATTCGCAAATAATACGTTTACTCCTGAAACCACATTGATTTTAGCTATGTGCATTGGTTGGTGTATTCCACTTGCACTGTTTATGTTTGGCTGGACTGCGAAAGTGCACTGGATTTTACCTATCATCTCTGAGGTTTTCTTCGTTTTGGGATGCTTCAATATCTTCCAAGCTAGTTTCTCATATTTAGCAATTTGCTATCCAAAGTATGTTGCTTCAGTCTTTGCAGGTAATGGGTTTGCAAGATCTAGTTTTGCTGCCGCATTCCCTCTTTTTGGACAAGCGATGTACAATAATCTGGGCACTAAGAATTATCCTGTAGCATGGGGTTCTTCGTTAGTTGGATTTTTCACTATCGGCTTATGGGTCATTCCATTCGTCTTATACAAATATGGTCCTTCACTGCGTTCCATGTCTAAATACAACAGGTGA
- a CDS encoding uncharacterized protein (CAGL0H05995g~Ortholog(s) have cytosol, nucleus localization) — MASKMLGQCCFKGFYRKGETKGLHKDIFGVDSYVVGLENPSDKVVVIMTDVYGNRLNNVLLTADQIAESGYQVYVPDILFNNPALDLNVPLDIPAWMASHPVDRAHNLVTKYLSDLRKHVNPKFVGIIGYCYGAKFAIKQIDSASGIVDACAIAHPSLVTIEDVAAIGKPLLISAAEEDAIFPEEMRHMTEAKLKEIGARYEIDLFSGVEHGFASRGDVSNPVVKFAMNKALADQLYWFDHFASGGQ; from the coding sequence ATGGCTTCAAAAATGCTTGGTCAATGCTGCTTTAAAGGATTCTACAGAAAAGGTGAAACCAAAGGTCTGCATAAGGATATTTTTGGTGTTGATAGCTATGTTGTTGGATTGGAAAATCCCAGTGATAAAGTAGTTGTCATCATGACCGATGTTTATGGTAATAGACTAAACAATGTACTTTTAACCGCAGATCAAATCGCAGAAAGTGGCTACCAGGTGTACGTTCctgatattttatttaataacCCCGCACTAGATCTCAATGTCCCACTGGATATACCTGCTTGGATGGCATCTCATCCTGTTGACAGGGCGCACAATTTAGTGACAAAATACTTATCTGACCTAAGAAAACACGTGAACCCCAAGTTTGTTGGTATTATTGGCTATTGCTACGGAGCTAAGTTCGCCATTAAGCAAATTGATTCAGCTTCAGGTATTGTCGACGCTTGCGCCATAGCCCACCCATCACTAGTGACTATTGAGGATGTTGCGGCCATCGGGAAACCATTGCTGATTTCGGCCGCCGAGGAGGATGCCATTTTTCCAGAGGAGATGAGACACATGACGGAAGCCAAATTGAAGGAAATTGGTGCTAGATATGAAATTGATCTCTTTAGCGGTGTTGAACATGGATTTGCATCTAGGGGTGATGTTTCCAACCCAGTTGTCAAGTTTGCTATGAACAAGGCGTTGGCTGATCAGCTATACTGGTTTGATCATTTTGCCTCGGGGGGTCAGTAA
- a CDS encoding uncharacterized protein (CAGL0H05973g~Ortholog(s) have cytoplasm localization): MQVVQLTEEFTRLNGVKDQAITKPVSLDDNTGEVVVRTSTGKSKIRKGQTEEEYRHQLKLYFEDERGPQVTEIGWLDEYIVDQDKIFSEESLFHDLSIKHNRQTVSGICHKLYYQRDYENCVSLAQKLRDLFEPYNTKNKIHRELEELDYMISKCNERLGSKEFQ; the protein is encoded by the coding sequence ATGCAAGTTGTTCAATTAACTGAGGAATTTACCCGATTAAATGGTGTCAAAGATCAAGCAATAACTAAACCTGTATCACTTGATGATAACACAGGTGAAGTTGTGGTGCGTACATCTACCGGTAAGAGCAAAATACGGAAGGGTCAAACTGAAGAGGAATATCGGCACCAGTTGAAGCTCtactttgaagatgaacGAGGCCCACAAGTTACAGAAATAGGATGGCTCGATGAATATATAGTCGATCAAGACAAAATATTTAGCGAAGAATCTCTCTTCCATGACCTATCAATAAAACATAATAGACAAACAGTAAGTGGGATATGTCACAAACTTTATTACCAGCGTGATTACGAGAATTGTGTATCATTGGCTCAAAAACTGCGAGATCTATTCGAGCCTTACAATacaaagaacaaaattCACAGAGAGCTTGAAGAACTGGACTATATGATCAGCAAATGCAATGAGCGACTGGGTTCAAAGGAGTTTCAATAA
- the PRE10 gene encoding proteasome core particle subunit alpha 7 (CAGL0H06105g~Ortholog(s) have cytosol, nucleus, proteasome core complex, alpha-subunit complex localization), with product MTSIGTGYDLSNSVFSPDGRNFQVEYANKAVENGATSIGIKFNDGVVFAVEKIITSKLLVPNKNLKIQTVDKHIGVVYSGLIPDGRHLVNRAREESQNFRKMYGSAIPVDAFAERVGQYVQAHTLFNSVRPFGVTAIFGGCDKNGPHLYMLEPSGTYWGYNGAATGKGRQTAKAELEKLLDKTPEMSAKEAAKHAARIIYMAHEDNKEKDFELELSWCSVSETNGVHKLVPKDILNEAIEYAKNEVNGDDDDSDSDSDSDNDNDNEKKDKDSDDEDVDTKKDADGDIQLE from the coding sequence ATGACTTCAATTGGTACAGGGTACGATTTATCTAATAGTGTGTTCTCTCCCGACGGGAGGAACTTCCAGGTTGAATACGCCAACAAGGCGGTCGAGAATGGGGCTACCTCAATAGGTATCAAGTTCAATGACGGTGTGGTGTTCGCTGTGGAAAAGATTATCACTTCAAAACTTCTGGTGCCTAacaagaacttgaagatTCAGACAGTAGACAAGCACATTGGTGTGGTATACTCGGGATTGATCCCAGACGGTCGTCATTTGGTGAACAGGGCCCGTGAGGAGTCTCAAAATTTCAGGAAGATGTATGGGTCAGCTATCCCAGTGGATGCATTCGCAGAACGTGTCGGACAGTACGTCCAGGCTCACACCCTGTTCAACAGTGTGAGACCCTTCGGTGTCACAGCCATTTTCGGCGGTTGCGACAAGAACGGCCCCCACTTGTACATGCTAGAACCAAGCGGTACTTACTGGGGATATAACGGTGCCGCCACTGGTAAAGGTAGGCAGACAGCCAAGGCCGAGCTGGAAAAACTTCTGGATAAGACTCCGGAGATGTCTGCAAAGGAGGCTGCCAAACACGCTGCACGTATAATCTACATGGCCCACGAGGACAACAAGGAAAAAGATTTTGAACTGGAGCTAAGTTGGTGTTCAGTATCGGAAACTAACGGTGTACATAAACTGGTACCAAAGGACATACTGAACGAGGCAATTGAGTACGCCAAGAACGAAGTAAACGGCGACGACGACGACAGTGATAGCGACAGTGACAGTGACAACGACAACGACAACGAGAAGAAAGACAAGGACAGTGATGACGAAGACGTGGATACAAAGAAAGATGCTGATGGTGATATCCAACTAGAATAA
- the SYH1 gene encoding Syh1p (CAGL0H05929g~Ortholog(s) have role in nuclear pore distribution and P-body, extrinsic component of membrane, mitochondrion, ribosome localization) gives MSYSNMDSLAYNLRSLDVNTVQNSTDGINLTGFNPHDPGHKTGNTAADNGNASIGTPATPSTPGNYPLGMQGPNPNQYQMQFQPLQQLNRTSSLIENMGVQRASSPFLARSQSNLSVFQNSTPVNSSVGNNILSPSGDVPSMNPNMNMNMNMNMNMNMHMNSATPTNAQALEKDWFQQQYPQRSQLQRPNVLPQQSNLYSPLSQQHTPVAFNNSAQIQQPNMAIGSQSSIGNHMGMAPPPPPHFVITESQWKYIDPSGQLQGPFRSSEMTTWYHLGYLASTLEIARVPTSPEPLDINDKFIKISDLIEKVHNAQEPFQTFDFIVAQSSNISKPPGLATNANFLNTINPDPALNVGQQLNVSQNIRQQQQQQQVPTQPLVPLPQTIKVKKQAVDAIDRIESPDYNFEELLNLRSTEKDNEYYYRETTIRVPVNRHLIKKLDPNENVNTTQYNVFPPITYDLGILEQLKLQGEYDAAQKKQHAEKQENKPMVEEDMKSNTTTEKVKSKDVSKPADSDTKIVSNTSEDNADQIDKHKLEEKRRIEKANEMARKLLEEQEKENESKKRKEQKQSKKQKKKAEQKLVPTTETETISDNKNEELIEVPNRQNEENNQSEPQITTKPAPWANKNTAVQVDSIPTIEELQKLKQSKKKASSKDPDVRNKLLQLHEEIMQEERSKEKMTSVLKWADKSSNSQPSSSIDLKEQVKNSKKNRNSPAPIANKLPTLGSGLEELKNPTFIEEQKQIWEQIQKAPQKGKKTDITSSLLSSNSSTRSATSTGSNPWKTVASQSSQAVNTSAGTPPVKPVVSKANSTSTSSVNSLNRGKQIGSSTVNPIMKARQPVNLYPGNSSISARQEFIKWCKTQLKLKQGVNAKDVLEVLLSLPAGLEAKEIIADTIYSYSATMDGRRFATEFISKRLECESQIKDPLNWSEVLALPEGSSDDWEFQVVTKKKTRKY, from the coding sequence atgTCATATTCTAATATGGATTCCTTAGCATACAACCTGCGCTCCCTTGATGTCAACACTGTTCAGAATAGTACTGATGGTATAAATTTGACGGGCTTCAATCCTCATGATCCTGGCCATAAGACTGGTAATACGGCTGCTGATAATGGTAATGCTAGTATTGGTACACCTGCAACTCCATCCACACCTGGAAATTATCCTTTGGGCATGCAAGGACCCAATCCTAACCAATACCAGATGCAATTCCAGCCTTTGCAGCAACTGAACAGGACCTCGTCattaattgaaaatatGGGTGTCCAGAGAGCTTCATCTCCATTTTTAGCTAGATCACAGTCCAATTTATCTGTGTTTCAAAACAGTACTCCGGTGAATAGCTCTGTTGGGAATAATATATTGTCTCCATCAGGTGATGTACCTTCCATGAATCCGAATATGAACATGAACATGAACATGAACATGAACATGAACATGCACATGAATTCTGCAACACCTACCAATGCACAGGCTTTAGAGAAGGATTGGTTTCAACAACAGTATCCTCAACGTTCTCAGTTGCAAAGACCAAATGTTCTTCCACAGCAATCAAACCTGTACTCGCCATTGTCTCAGCAGCATACTCCGGTCGCTTTTAATAATTCTGCACAGATTCAGCAACCAAATATGGCAATTGGCTCGCAATCCTCAATTGGCAATCATATGGGAATGGCCCCACCGCCACCACCCCACTTTGTGATTACTGAGTCCCAGTGGAAATATATCGATCCATCCGGTCAATTACAAGGACCATTCCGCTCTTCAGAAATGACAACCTGGTATCACTTAGGTTACTTAGCCTCTACCTTGGAGATAGCAAGGGTACCAACTTCACCAGAACCGTTGGATATCAATGACAAATTCATCAAGATTTCAGATTTGATCGAAAAGGTTCACAATGCCCAGGAACCATTCCAGACATTTGATTTCATTGTTGCACAATCATCTAATATATCAAAACCGCCTGGATTAGCAACGAACGCCAATTTTTTGAACACTATCAATCCAGATCCAGCACTGAATGTTGGCCAACAACTAAATGTTAGTCAAAATATTcggcaacaacaacaacagcaacaagTTCCAACACAGCCCTTGGTTCCTCTACCTCAAACAATTAAAGTTAAGAAACAAGCTGTTGATGCAATTGATAGAATAGAAAGTCCTGattataattttgaagaactttTAAATTTGAGGTCTACTGAAAAGGATAATGAGTATTACTATAGAGAGACTACTATCCGTGTACCTGTAAATAGGCATTTGATTAAAAAGCTGGATCCAAACGAAAACGTAAACACCACTCAGTACAACGTCTTTCCTCCAATTACCTATGACCTCGGTATTTTGGAACAGCTAAAGCTGCAAGGTGAATATGATGCAGCACAGAAAAAGCAGCATGCtgaaaaacaagaaaataaaccAATGGTTGAGGAAGATATGAAGTCTAATACAACTACTGAAAAGGTGAAGTCCAAGGATGTGTCTAAGCCAGCAGATAGCGATACAAAAATTGTCTCGAATACTTCTGAAGACAATGCTGATCAAATTGACAAGCATAAGCTAGAAGAAAAGCgtagaattgaaaaagctAATGAGATGGCTAGAAAATTGCTagaagagcaagaaaaagaaaatgaaagcAAAAAGAGGAAGGAGCAAAAGCAATctaagaaacaaaagaaaaaagcaGAACAAAAATTAGTACCTACTACAGAAACTGAAACCATTAGTGACAATAAGAATGAAGAACTTATTGAAGTTCCTAATAGACAGAACGAAGAAAATAACCAAAGTGAACCACAGATCACTACCAAACCCGCACCCTGGGCTAACAAAAATACAGCTGTTCAAGTTGATAGTATTCCTACTATTGAAGAGCTACAGAAACTAAAACAATCTAAGAAGAAAGCATCTAGTAAAGATCCAGATGTACGTAACAAATTGTTGCAATTGCATGAGGAGATTATGCAGGAAGAAAGATCAAAGGAGAAAATGACATCGGTGCTGAAGTGGGCAGATAAATCCTCAAACTCCCAACCATCTTCCAGTATTGACCTTAAAGAACAAGTTAAGAATAGTAAGAAAAACAGGAACTCGCCGGCGCCAATTGCAAATAAGTTGCCTACTTTAGGTAGTGGTTTGgaagaattaaaaaatcCAACTTTTATTGAggaacaaaaacaaatatgGGAACAAATACAGAAGGCACCACAAAAAGGTAAAAAAACTGATATAACATCTAGCTTATTGTCCAGCAATAGTTCAACACGTTCCGCAACTAGTACCGGATCTAACCCATGGAAAACAGTTGCCAGTCAATCATCACAGGCGGTAAACACCTCTGCCGGTACGCCACCTGTGAAGCCTGTAGTCTCAAAGGCTAATTCGACATCTACGAGCTCTGTAAACAGCCTTAACAGAGGCAAGCAAATTGGCTCATCCACAGTAAACCCAATTATGAAGGCAAGACAGCCAGTTAATCTCTATCCAGGAAATTCTTCCATTTCAGCTAGACAAGAGTTCATTAAATGGTGTAAAACTCAACTAAAATTAAAGCAGGGTGTAAACGCTAAGGATGTTCTAGAGGTTCTGTTGAGTCTTCCAGCCGGATTAGAAGCTAAAGAAATTATTGCGGATACGATATACTCCTACAGTGCTACCATGGATGGAAGAAGGTTTGCCACTGAGTTTATTAGCAAAAGACTTGAGTGTGAGAGCCAAATTAAGGATCCACTAAACTGGAGCGAAGTGTTGGCTCTGCCTGAAGGTAGTAGTGACGACTGGGAATTCCAGGTTGTaactaaaaagaaaacacggaaatattaa